One genomic region from Stackebrandtia nassauensis DSM 44728 encodes:
- a CDS encoding succinate dehydrogenase cytochrome b subunit has protein sequence MALDTRSKRPPVAVTLWKATIGKKIIMALTGLIMIGYLVLHMAGNLKIFSGAKKFNDYSHWLRTFGEPVLPYEGFLWILRVVLLGSVIAHIAAAVALTHRSHQPHRASKKKVLGRNYVTFTMRSGGVILALFVVWHVLDLTTLTVNTRAQAGHPYENLVASFSTWYGNVIYLVAVTAVGFHLWFGTWHAAQTLGVSDAARMRLIRQVAAILATVIAVGFALAPISVMAGVVQ, from the coding sequence CCGCCCGTCGCGGTGACGCTGTGGAAGGCGACGATCGGGAAGAAGATCATCATGGCCCTCACCGGGCTGATCATGATCGGTTACCTGGTCCTGCACATGGCGGGGAACCTGAAGATCTTCTCGGGGGCGAAGAAGTTCAACGACTACTCGCACTGGCTGCGCACCTTCGGAGAGCCGGTGCTGCCCTACGAGGGTTTCCTGTGGATCCTGCGGGTGGTGCTGCTGGGCAGCGTCATCGCGCACATCGCCGCGGCGGTGGCGTTGACCCACCGCAGTCACCAGCCGCATCGGGCGTCGAAGAAGAAGGTGCTGGGACGCAACTACGTCACCTTCACGATGCGCTCGGGCGGGGTGATCCTGGCGCTGTTCGTGGTGTGGCACGTGCTGGACCTGACGACGCTGACGGTCAACACCCGCGCCCAGGCCGGTCACCCGTACGAGAACCTGGTCGCCAGTTTCTCGACCTGGTACGGCAACGTGATCTACCTGGTCGCGGTCACCGCGGTCGGTTTCCACCTGTGGTTCGGCACCTGGCACGCGGCCCAGACGCTCGGTGTGTCCGACGCCGCGCGGATGCGGCTCATCCGGCAGGTCGCCGCCATCCTGGCGACGGTCATCGCCGTCGGTTTCGCCCTCGCCCCGATCTCCGTCATGGCTGGAGTAGTGCAATGA
- a CDS encoding fumarate reductase/succinate dehydrogenase flavoprotein subunit gives MTSFTDYTLGEDIADTKAPDGPITERWSTRRFEAKLVNPANRRKQTVIVVGTGLAGGAAGATLAEQGYRVVQFCYQDSPRRAHSIAAQGGINAAKNYRNDGDSIHRLFYDTVKGGDFRARESNVHRLAEVSVEIIDQCVAQGVPFAREYGGLLDTRSFGGVQVSRTFYARGQTGQQLLLGAYQALTRQISAGSVEIHPRTEMLDLIVVDGRARGVVVRDLVTGQISTHLADAVVLATGGYGNVYFLSTNAMNSNATAIWRAHRRGAYFGNPSFTQIHPTCIPRSGDHQSKLTLMSESLRNDGRIWVPKNKGDNRAPGQIPEADRDYYLERQYPSFGNLVPRDIASRAAKNVCDEGRGVGPGGQGVYLDFAEAIERMGAAAVAEKYGNLFEMYERITGENPYKVPMRIYPAIHYTMGGLWVDYDLQTTIPGLFAIGEANFSDHGANRLGASALMQGLGDGYFVLPSTINDFLARHKPEPVAEDHPAVAEAVGGVHTRLTRLLENKGDRTPDSFHRELGEIMWEYCGMSRSDSGLRKALDLIPQLREDFWKRVRVPGNGAELNQSLERANRISDYFELAELMCLDALHRTESCGGHFREESQTADGEAARDDENFSYAAAWEYTGSAPTLHKEQLEFEYVKPTQRSYT, from the coding sequence ATGACAAGCTTCACCGATTACACCCTCGGCGAGGACATCGCCGATACCAAGGCTCCAGACGGGCCGATCACCGAGCGCTGGAGCACCCGGCGGTTCGAGGCCAAACTCGTCAACCCGGCCAACCGTCGCAAGCAGACGGTCATCGTCGTGGGCACCGGGCTGGCCGGTGGCGCGGCGGGCGCGACGCTGGCCGAGCAGGGCTACCGGGTGGTGCAGTTCTGTTACCAGGACTCGCCGCGCCGGGCCCACTCGATCGCCGCTCAGGGCGGTATCAACGCGGCCAAGAACTACCGCAACGACGGCGACAGCATCCACCGGCTGTTCTACGACACCGTCAAGGGCGGCGACTTCCGGGCTCGCGAATCCAATGTGCACCGGCTCGCGGAGGTGTCGGTGGAGATCATCGACCAGTGTGTGGCGCAGGGCGTGCCGTTCGCGCGTGAGTACGGCGGCCTGCTGGACACCCGCTCGTTCGGCGGTGTGCAGGTGTCGCGCACCTTCTACGCGCGCGGCCAGACCGGACAACAGTTGCTGCTGGGCGCCTACCAGGCGCTGACCCGGCAGATCTCGGCGGGCAGTGTGGAGATCCACCCGCGCACCGAGATGCTGGACCTGATCGTCGTGGACGGCCGGGCCCGGGGCGTCGTCGTGCGGGATCTGGTGACCGGACAGATATCCACGCACCTGGCCGACGCCGTGGTGCTGGCCACCGGCGGCTACGGCAACGTGTACTTCCTGTCGACGAACGCGATGAACTCCAACGCCACCGCGATCTGGCGGGCGCACCGACGCGGCGCCTACTTCGGCAACCCGAGCTTCACCCAGATCCACCCGACCTGCATCCCGCGTTCGGGCGACCACCAGTCGAAGCTGACGCTGATGAGCGAGTCGCTGCGCAACGACGGCCGCATCTGGGTGCCCAAGAACAAGGGCGACAACCGGGCGCCGGGCCAGATCCCCGAGGCCGACCGGGACTACTACCTGGAGCGGCAGTACCCGTCCTTCGGCAACCTGGTGCCGCGCGACATCGCCTCGCGCGCCGCCAAGAACGTGTGCGACGAGGGCCGCGGCGTCGGCCCGGGTGGTCAGGGCGTCTACCTGGACTTCGCCGAGGCCATCGAGCGGATGGGAGCCGCGGCCGTCGCCGAGAAGTACGGCAACCTGTTCGAGATGTACGAGCGCATCACCGGCGAGAACCCGTACAAGGTGCCGATGCGCATCTACCCGGCGATTCACTACACGATGGGCGGACTGTGGGTCGACTACGACCTCCAGACCACGATTCCGGGCCTGTTCGCGATCGGCGAGGCGAACTTCTCCGACCACGGCGCGAACCGCTTGGGCGCCAGCGCTTTGATGCAGGGCCTTGGCGACGGGTACTTCGTGCTGCCGTCCACGATCAACGACTTCCTGGCCCGTCACAAGCCCGAACCCGTGGCCGAGGACCACCCGGCGGTGGCCGAGGCGGTCGGCGGTGTCCACACCCGACTGACCCGGCTCTTGGAGAACAAGGGCGACCGCACTCCCGACTCGTTCCACCGCGAACTCGGCGAGATCATGTGGGAGTACTGCGGCATGTCCCGAAGCGACAGTGGACTGCGCAAGGCACTCGACCTGATTCCGCAACTGCGCGAGGACTTCTGGAAGCGGGTGCGGGTGCCGGGCAACGGCGCCGAACTGAACCAGTCGCTGGAGCGGGCCAACCGGATCTCCGACTACTTCGAGCTCGCCGAACTGATGTGCCTGGACGCCTTGCACCGCACCGAATCCTGCGGCGGCCACTTCCGCGAGGAGAGCCAGACCGCCGACGGCGAGGCCGCCCGCGACGACGAGAACTTCTCCTACGCCGCCGCCTGGGAGTACACCGGTTCCGCACCGACACTCCACAAGGAACAACTCGAGTTCGAGTACGTCAAACCGACCCAACGGAGCTACACGTGA
- a CDS encoding succinate dehydrogenase/fumarate reductase iron-sulfur subunit, which yields MRITLRIWRQSGPKVAGAMTTYKVDDVSPDMSFLEVLDVLNEDLTLRGEEPVAFDHDCREGICGACGVVINGDPHGPSRTTTCQLHMRQFDDGDVIDVEPWRANAFPVVKDLVVDRSGFDRIIGAGGYISAPTGSAPDAHATPVPKPDADLAFDNAECIGCGACVAACPNGSAMLFTAAKVTHLNTLPQGQPERAQRVLNMVNVMDEEDFGGCTLAGECATACPKGIPFESIGNLNREFLKASLKRR from the coding sequence GTGAGAATCACACTGCGAATCTGGCGCCAGTCCGGCCCGAAGGTCGCCGGTGCCATGACGACGTACAAGGTCGACGACGTCAGCCCCGACATGTCGTTCCTGGAAGTGCTCGACGTACTCAACGAGGACCTCACCCTGCGGGGCGAGGAACCCGTCGCCTTCGACCACGACTGCCGCGAGGGCATCTGCGGCGCCTGCGGTGTCGTCATCAACGGCGACCCGCACGGCCCCAGCCGCACCACCACCTGCCAGCTCCACATGCGCCAGTTCGACGACGGCGACGTCATCGACGTGGAACCCTGGCGCGCCAACGCCTTCCCGGTCGTGAAGGACCTGGTCGTCGATCGATCCGGCTTCGACCGCATCATCGGCGCGGGCGGCTACATCTCGGCGCCCACCGGGTCGGCCCCGGACGCGCACGCCACCCCCGTCCCCAAACCGGACGCCGACCTGGCCTTCGACAACGCCGAGTGCATCGGTTGCGGCGCCTGCGTCGCGGCCTGCCCCAACGGTTCGGCGATGCTGTTCACCGCCGCGAAGGTCACCCACCTCAACACGCTGCCGCAGGGCCAACCCGAACGGGCCCAACGGGTGTTGAACATGGTGAACGTGATGGACGAGGAGGACTTCGGCGGCTGCACCCTCGCCGGCGAGTGCGCTACGGCCTGCCCCAAGGGAATCCCGTTCGAATCGATCGGGAACCTGAACCGCGAGTTCCTGAAGGCTTCCCTGAAACGACGCTAG
- a CDS encoding aromatic ring-hydroxylating oxygenase subunit alpha, with the protein MFDEVKTIPVSKYTDTALLDQELASAFTRYPLIASHTAALREPGSYVASDWDQFPYVVVRGEDGKVRGFYNQCRHRGARLLSERSGAIKNFICPFHGWVYGLNGELKGITRSQDFPCVDKSDYGLVELPVTESGGFVWISRTPDAISDIPAFMGRFHDDLESFEVANLVRYKKTKVVKNANWKLLIKTYLEGYHVPYLHRDTLATAFKRGQLAYDKDGPHIRMMAGRTNLTDITAKPEAEWRILDHVSIYYTLFPNTFFILHPDYVSVNTFWPQAPDRTIWTHEMLYRAEDFNGSSGQSALEKRFRFTNDTVFDQEDFAIAEEVQRNLLHGGSDHHVLGLSEGLLAMFQDNIDERLAIHAAQGTER; encoded by the coding sequence ATGTTCGACGAGGTCAAAACGATCCCGGTCAGCAAGTACACCGACACCGCGCTGCTGGACCAGGAACTCGCCTCGGCTTTCACCCGGTATCCGTTGATCGCCAGCCATACCGCGGCGCTGCGGGAACCGGGTTCCTACGTGGCCAGCGATTGGGATCAATTTCCCTATGTCGTGGTCCGGGGCGAGGACGGGAAGGTCCGGGGCTTCTACAACCAGTGTCGTCACCGCGGTGCCCGGCTGTTGTCGGAACGCTCCGGCGCGATCAAGAACTTCATCTGCCCGTTCCACGGTTGGGTCTACGGCCTGAACGGGGAGCTGAAGGGAATCACCCGCTCCCAGGATTTCCCCTGTGTGGACAAGTCCGACTACGGACTGGTGGAGTTGCCGGTCACCGAGTCCGGCGGGTTCGTGTGGATCTCCCGCACCCCAGACGCGATCAGCGACATCCCGGCCTTCATGGGCCGCTTCCACGACGACCTGGAGAGCTTCGAGGTCGCCAACCTGGTGCGGTACAAGAAGACCAAGGTCGTCAAGAACGCCAACTGGAAGCTGCTGATCAAGACCTACCTTGAGGGCTACCACGTCCCCTACCTGCACCGGGACACGCTGGCGACCGCGTTCAAGCGGGGACAGCTGGCCTACGACAAGGACGGGCCGCACATCCGGATGATGGCGGGGCGGACGAACCTCACCGACATCACCGCCAAACCCGAAGCCGAGTGGCGGATCCTCGACCACGTGTCGATCTACTACACCCTGTTCCCGAACACCTTCTTCATCCTCCACCCCGACTACGTCTCGGTGAACACGTTCTGGCCGCAGGCCCCGGACCGGACGATCTGGACCCACGAGATGCTCTACCGGGCCGAGGACTTCAACGGTTCGAGCGGACAGAGCGCCCTGGAGAAGCGGTTCCGGTTCACCAATGACACAGTGTTCGATCAGGAAGACTTCGCCATCGCCGAAGAGGTGCAGCGCAACCTGCTGCACGGCGGCAGCGACCACCACGTACTCGGACTCTCGGAGGGCTTGCTGGCCATGTTCCAGGACAACATCGATGAACGTCTGGCCATTCACGCGGCACAGGGGACGGAGCGATAG
- a CDS encoding PaaI family thioesterase has product MESDELTAFAHSVFNAQPFSRFIGAELVAVSRGTAEIRVKNRPDLQQQHGYLHGGVISYLADNCLTFAGGLALGGDALTSEYKINYASPAKGDVIIARAESLVTTKRQAVCQCSIYSQKDGEEQLVAVAQGTIVKIQSAAREATSLTASTAASGSST; this is encoded by the coding sequence ATGGAATCCGACGAGCTGACCGCTTTCGCCCACTCCGTCTTCAACGCCCAGCCGTTCAGCCGTTTCATCGGGGCCGAACTGGTCGCGGTCTCGCGCGGCACGGCCGAGATCCGGGTCAAGAACCGTCCCGATCTCCAGCAGCAGCACGGTTACCTGCACGGCGGGGTCATCAGCTACCTGGCCGACAACTGCCTCACCTTCGCGGGCGGACTCGCGCTGGGCGGCGACGCCCTCACGTCCGAGTACAAGATCAACTACGCCAGCCCCGCCAAGGGCGACGTGATCATCGCGCGAGCCGAGTCGCTGGTGACCACGAAGCGGCAGGCGGTGTGCCAGTGCTCGATCTACTCGCAAAAGGACGGTGAAGAGCAGCTCGTCGCGGTCGCGCAGGGCACCATCGTCAAGATTCAGTCCGCGGCGCGCGAGGCGACGTCCTTAACCGCTTCGACGGCGGCATCGGGTTCGTCGACGTAG
- a CDS encoding alpha/beta fold hydrolase — protein sequence MTRKTISTSIAIVGCVLAGVGLVGCDGSGLDEAGEEFKAELFTGTDTFTIGDHQVNVSCSGSPTSDGPIVLLLHGGGDDLTKLADFQKQISKNSRVCSYDRLGAGKSDKPDGEQDYASVGKTLTGVIDTFANGDPVVLVGHSMGGLIAARYAPDNKDKVAGMVLLDATSPTAVADLKQRIPEDATGEAAELRAQTLAIYGGENPEKLVFTDGKVKSAGDIPVRVIQHGKQYLAAVPEYGPGLEDDWTAGQKDWLNVSSDSELDTAKDSGHYIYVDEPDAAVEAVKDVASRAAD from the coding sequence GTGACCCGCAAGACGATCTCGACGTCCATAGCCATCGTGGGTTGCGTGCTGGCGGGGGTGGGGTTGGTCGGCTGCGACGGCTCAGGCTTGGACGAGGCAGGGGAGGAGTTCAAGGCGGAGCTGTTCACCGGCACCGACACGTTCACCATCGGGGATCACCAGGTGAACGTGTCGTGCTCCGGCAGCCCCACCTCCGACGGGCCGATCGTCCTCCTCCTGCACGGCGGCGGCGACGATCTCACCAAGCTGGCCGACTTCCAGAAGCAGATCAGCAAGAACAGTCGAGTGTGCTCCTACGACCGCCTCGGCGCGGGCAAGAGCGACAAGCCGGACGGCGAGCAGGACTACGCGTCCGTCGGCAAGACGCTCACCGGAGTCATCGACACCTTCGCCAACGGCGACCCGGTCGTCCTCGTCGGCCACTCGATGGGTGGGCTGATCGCCGCGAGATACGCGCCCGACAACAAGGACAAGGTCGCTGGAATGGTCCTGCTGGACGCCACCTCGCCGACGGCGGTGGCGGACCTGAAACAACGGATTCCGGAAGACGCGACCGGCGAAGCCGCCGAACTACGAGCCCAGACCCTGGCGATCTACGGCGGCGAGAACCCCGAGAAGCTGGTCTTCACCGACGGCAAGGTGAAGTCAGCGGGGGACATCCCGGTGCGGGTGATCCAGCACGGAAAGCAGTACCTCGCGGCGGTTCCCGAATACGGTCCCGGCCTGGAGGACGACTGGACAGCGGGCCAGAAGGACTGGCTGAACGTCTCCAGCGACAGCGAACTCGACACCGCCAAGGACAGCGGGCACTACATCTACGTCGACGAACCCGATGCCGCCGTCGAAGCGGTTAAGGACGTCGCCTCGCGCGCCGCGGACTGA
- a CDS encoding DUF397 domain-containing protein has product MTGPWRKSSRSGAGNSSQCVETRANWRKSTRSGQGSSSQCLETRAHGPHVDVRDSKTPELGFLSMSASDWDAFLTTVKK; this is encoded by the coding sequence ATGACTGGCCCTTGGCGCAAGTCCAGCCGGAGCGGTGCGGGAAACAGCAGCCAGTGCGTCGAGACTCGCGCCAACTGGCGCAAGTCAACCCGTAGCGGTCAAGGGAGTAGCAGCCAGTGCCTCGAGACTCGCGCCCACGGCCCCCATGTGGACGTTCGCGACTCCAAGACGCCTGAACTGGGCTTCCTCAGCATGTCCGCTTCTGACTGGGATGCTTTCCTGACGACCGTCAAGAAGTAA
- a CDS encoding helix-turn-helix domain-containing protein, whose protein sequence is MTDNPLLTRKQLGKMLRELRLSSGKTVEDIEYFGKLWKKSKLYAIENGHQPNPSWPEVEAVAKFLGASNELTRELVRMAKACLNSGWYVPFDISQKFQTYLDLESAANRLHFVEIEMVNGLFQTENYTRALQRALGVPEEKIQNYVDFRMQRAQRFWNRDPFPEVTLLMSEGTLRRVVGGAEVMAEQVDHLRELARRDLVDIVVIPFAAGLNAAMQNAFTLLEFNDDVYPEVAYVESRSECQYHERKPVVALYKWILQEALSVALPIGEIEL, encoded by the coding sequence ATGACTGATAACCCACTGCTAACGCGGAAACAGCTCGGCAAGATGCTTCGGGAGCTTCGACTGTCGTCGGGTAAGACGGTGGAAGACATCGAGTACTTCGGCAAGCTGTGGAAGAAGTCCAAGCTGTATGCCATCGAGAATGGCCACCAGCCGAACCCGTCGTGGCCGGAGGTCGAAGCTGTCGCGAAGTTCCTCGGGGCGAGTAATGAGCTGACGCGGGAACTTGTCAGGATGGCGAAAGCGTGTCTCAACTCGGGCTGGTACGTGCCGTTTGATATTTCGCAGAAGTTCCAGACTTATCTCGACCTCGAAAGCGCCGCGAACCGGCTTCACTTCGTGGAGATTGAGATGGTCAACGGACTCTTCCAGACGGAGAACTACACAAGGGCGCTACAACGGGCGTTGGGAGTTCCTGAGGAGAAGATCCAGAACTATGTCGACTTCAGGATGCAGAGGGCACAGCGGTTCTGGAACCGAGACCCGTTTCCGGAGGTGACGTTGTTGATGAGCGAGGGGACCCTTCGCAGGGTTGTCGGCGGTGCCGAAGTCATGGCCGAGCAGGTTGATCACCTGCGTGAGCTTGCTCGACGTGATTTGGTTGACATTGTGGTCATTCCGTTTGCGGCGGGTCTAAACGCGGCGATGCAGAACGCGTTCACTCTTTTGGAGTTCAATGATGATGTGTATCCCGAGGTCGCTTACGTAGAATCGCGGTCCGAGTGCCAGTATCACGAGCGTAAGCCCGTAGTGGCACTGTATAAGTGGATCCTCCAAGAAGCGCTATCTGTAGCTTTGCCGATAGGAGAAATTGAACTATGA
- a CDS encoding DddA-like double-stranded DNA deaminase toxin gives MASIEELIAAVRSALSTVAEGRTLTTQGCSALIEGTAALTGISRGSTNYQLRTALEALTAAIQAAERAESVEATVLEAIDAYVTEISKGSRPFDLPTLLAKLKNQGVVGLEGRTLEQVPDFDPTRTNPACFQGLAPRQDGGPTRGNLFYSDGRRWNTEPLESSGGASAFDLDKVKLEYRDVTPAQGHLEGNVAAWMADNQERETEMAPLPTPGTTEFSKELVTLTETAYNYFAHPVTVDPRVNRTLIAVYNNSEEQEEDLLALLASVGLHPPAVPDGHVVAGLVVTRFGDDLNNPVLAWDVYGPDDE, from the coding sequence GTGGCAAGCATTGAAGAACTCATCGCGGCTGTTCGGTCCGCACTGTCGACCGTCGCAGAAGGCCGCACGTTAACAACCCAAGGCTGCTCCGCCCTCATCGAGGGCACAGCAGCCCTGACGGGGATCTCCAGGGGCTCAACGAACTACCAGCTACGCACGGCACTGGAAGCGCTCACCGCCGCGATCCAAGCCGCCGAGCGCGCGGAAAGCGTCGAAGCCACCGTCCTCGAAGCCATAGACGCCTACGTAACCGAAATCAGCAAAGGCAGCCGTCCATTCGACCTTCCGACGCTGTTGGCCAAGTTGAAGAACCAAGGCGTGGTGGGTCTTGAAGGCCGCACTTTGGAACAGGTACCGGATTTCGACCCGACCCGAACCAATCCAGCTTGTTTCCAAGGGCTGGCACCACGTCAAGACGGAGGACCGACACGAGGGAACCTGTTCTATTCGGACGGGCGCCGGTGGAACACCGAACCGCTAGAGTCTTCGGGCGGAGCCTCAGCATTCGATCTCGACAAAGTTAAGCTCGAATATCGAGACGTAACCCCAGCGCAGGGGCATTTGGAGGGCAACGTCGCGGCGTGGATGGCAGACAACCAAGAGCGCGAAACAGAGATGGCACCACTTCCTACACCTGGGACCACCGAGTTTTCAAAGGAACTGGTGACGCTTACCGAGACCGCATATAACTACTTCGCTCACCCGGTCACTGTCGATCCGCGAGTCAACCGCACCCTGATTGCCGTCTACAACAACTCAGAGGAGCAGGAAGAGGACTTGCTTGCCCTCTTGGCATCGGTCGGACTTCACCCGCCTGCTGTGCCCGACGGACATGTTGTGGCCGGGTTGGTGGTCACCCGATTCGGCGACGATCTGAACAACCCTGTCCTCGCCTGGGACGTCTACGGACCCGACGACGAGTAG
- a CDS encoding ArsR/SmtB family transcription factor codes for MDDEVTMLQAFKALAHPVRLGMLRRLAAAGEICACDFTDDFDISQPTVSAHLRTLREAGLVTTRRDGTTICYSLVPEALSELGDQLARIGDTAATVA; via the coding sequence GTGGACGACGAAGTCACGATGTTGCAGGCGTTCAAAGCGCTGGCGCACCCCGTCCGGCTGGGCATGCTCCGCCGCCTCGCCGCCGCGGGCGAGATCTGCGCGTGCGATTTCACCGACGACTTCGACATCTCGCAGCCGACGGTCTCGGCTCACCTGCGAACGTTGCGGGAGGCCGGACTGGTGACAACCCGCCGCGACGGCACCACCATCTGCTATTCCCTGGTGCCCGAGGCACTGTCCGAACTGGGTGACCAACTGGCCCGCATAGGCGACACCGCTGCCACAGTGGCGTAA
- a CDS encoding questin oxidase family protein yields MTDETQRQQNPDEARRQQQNSEETQRRQDPEKTQRQQDPDAAQRQVPDEGLRQQNSDAAQRQQILDEALLRLHTTGPEFDDWLSNHAPMAVEALAHHGHADRVHHWIDEYEHVLEEAPRPSDPITVENWREALGDPRRLGDWPSWFDNELAEAEWTEVLARWWPRLLPGIVASATHGVIRVGHAVRTLREQGPNEARLAELARAFGYWAARWQPMVRPTAPSGGLDAASALARVPRIPEQDGGIRDRLAQLDGLAGWESAQAALRLPGEAEAVPDAVRAIVTAAVNRYLSHGHGSAVMLVHAATAPNAVLRVLPSLPREHWHDSAAFAWSASAAVMSIYAPAEAAPTTELPQAPDGSGAEEEIFDAAAANGDAHVIKFADTALDVRSWTGDATPLAAALRSAQLIGD; encoded by the coding sequence ATGACTGACGAGACGCAACGCCAGCAGAACCCCGACGAGGCACGACGGCAGCAACAGAACTCCGAGGAGACGCAGCGGCGGCAGGACCCCGAGAAGACGCAACGGCAGCAGGACCCCGACGCGGCACAGCGGCAGGTCCCAGACGAGGGGCTGCGGCAGCAGAATTCCGACGCGGCGCAGCGGCAGCAGATTCTCGACGAGGCGCTGCTTCGGCTGCACACCACCGGACCCGAGTTCGACGACTGGTTGAGCAACCACGCGCCGATGGCCGTTGAGGCGTTGGCCCATCACGGGCACGCCGATCGGGTTCACCACTGGATCGATGAGTATGAGCACGTGTTGGAGGAGGCGCCGCGGCCGTCTGATCCGATCACCGTCGAGAATTGGCGCGAGGCGCTTGGGGATCCCCGGCGGCTTGGGGACTGGCCTTCGTGGTTCGACAACGAGCTGGCCGAGGCCGAGTGGACCGAGGTGTTGGCCCGGTGGTGGCCGCGGTTGTTGCCCGGGATCGTCGCCAGTGCCACCCATGGGGTGATTCGGGTCGGCCATGCCGTGCGCACGTTGCGGGAGCAGGGGCCCAACGAGGCGCGGTTGGCGGAGTTGGCGCGGGCCTTCGGGTACTGGGCGGCGCGGTGGCAGCCCATGGTGCGGCCGACGGCGCCGTCCGGTGGGCTGGACGCCGCGAGTGCGCTCGCGCGGGTGCCCCGGATTCCCGAGCAGGACGGTGGGATCCGGGATCGGCTGGCGCAGTTGGACGGGCTGGCGGGCTGGGAGTCGGCGCAGGCCGCGCTGCGGTTGCCCGGCGAGGCCGAGGCAGTGCCGGACGCCGTGCGCGCGATCGTGACCGCGGCGGTGAACCGGTACCTGAGCCACGGGCACGGTTCGGCGGTGATGCTGGTGCACGCCGCGACCGCCCCCAACGCGGTGCTGCGGGTGTTGCCGTCGCTGCCAAGGGAGCATTGGCACGACAGTGCCGCGTTCGCGTGGTCGGCTTCGGCGGCGGTGATGTCGATCTACGCTCCCGCCGAGGCAGCGCCGACAACGGAACTGCCGCAGGCTCCGGACGGTTCCGGCGCGGAGGAGGAGATCTTCGACGCGGCGGCGGCCAACGGTGACGCGCACGTGATCAAGTTCGCCGACACCGCGCTGGACGTGCGCTCCTGGACCGGGGACGCGACGCCGTTGGCGGCCGCGCTACGGTCGGCACAGCTGATCGGGGATTGA
- a CDS encoding GNAT family N-acetyltransferase, producing MTVPDLIRRWQYGWGLAKGLAPAETLTGSHKNAVALKVTLDLPGRYQELLPLDTEHARYFAGVAARAAKPTWVSVIGADPKDVLADFKAAGLDRIAEADSLMSIALAEHPVHDAPEGYTVEVAVTDPVSHKRTLDERSSWDGSDVNAPAAGEVDEAASQDSVIRVRVADANGELAARGLMGVHGTDAIAHGIMTEPAHRRRGLGSVVMSALSRKAIELGADTGLLVAVPEGRYLYNKIGWSERADFVSGSPPEWA from the coding sequence ATGACTGTGCCCGATCTGATTCGCCGCTGGCAGTACGGCTGGGGCCTGGCCAAGGGCCTGGCCCCGGCCGAGACCCTCACCGGATCCCACAAGAACGCCGTGGCGCTCAAGGTGACCCTCGACCTGCCCGGCCGGTACCAGGAGCTGCTGCCGCTGGACACCGAGCACGCCCGGTACTTCGCCGGGGTGGCGGCGCGGGCCGCGAAGCCCACCTGGGTCAGCGTCATCGGAGCCGACCCCAAGGACGTGCTGGCCGACTTCAAGGCCGCCGGACTGGATCGGATCGCCGAGGCCGACTCGCTGATGAGCATCGCGCTGGCCGAGCACCCGGTCCACGACGCGCCCGAGGGCTACACCGTGGAGGTCGCGGTGACGGATCCGGTCAGCCACAAGCGAACCCTGGACGAGCGTTCGTCGTGGGACGGTTCGGACGTGAACGCGCCCGCGGCCGGGGAGGTCGACGAAGCGGCGAGCCAGGACTCGGTGATCCGGGTGCGGGTCGCCGACGCGAACGGGGAGTTGGCCGCTCGCGGCCTGATGGGCGTGCACGGCACCGACGCCATCGCGCACGGGATCATGACCGAACCCGCGCACCGCAGGCGCGGGCTGGGCAGCGTCGTGATGTCCGCGTTGAGCCGCAAGGCGATCGAGCTGGGCGCCGATACCGGACTGCTGGTCGCCGTGCCCGAGGGCCGGTACCTGTACAACAAGATCGGCTGGAGCGAGCGGGCCGATTTCGTCAGCGGGTCTCCGCCGGAGTGGGCCTGA